The Toxoplasma gondii ME49 chromosome XII, whole genome shotgun sequence genome includes a region encoding these proteins:
- a CDS encoding thioredoxin domain-containing protein (encoded by transcript TGME49_308050): MAISSALIQQRVEEQVLKALEEKEAHLDAALEAAAAAEAQQKSRAGGGLDDEDLEELRARRRKQLQQQQLLLEKLREKGHGQLQELHNEKDFFQAAKESKKLIAHFFRPSNRVCDVVDARLIELARRHIDIRCVKINAEKTAFLCERLKIWCLPTLVLVSDGKTEHSIVGLDELGGDKFTLDDLETVLRRWNLLPEEK; the protein is encoded by the exons ATGGCAATTTCGTCTGCCCTTATCCAGCAGCGCGTGGAGGAGCAGGTCCTCAAGGCCttggaggagaaggaggcgcaTCTCGACGCGGCTCTCGAGgcggctgcagcagctgaggCGCAGCAGAAGAGCAGGGCCGGAGGAGGCCTGGACGACGAAGACTTGGAGGAGCTGCGTGCGCGACGGaggaagcagctgcagcagcagcaacttCTGCTGGAAAAATTGCGAGAAAAGGGTCACGGTCAACTGCAGGAACTCCACAACGAGAAAGACTTCTTCCAAGCTGCAAAGGAGTCCAAAAAACTG ATTGCTCACTTTTTTCGTCCGTCAAATCGTGTCTGCGACGTCGTGGACGCTCGACTCATTGAACTGGCCCGTCGCCACATCGACATTCGCTGTGTGAAAATCAATGCGGAGAAaactgcctttctctgcgaaC GCCTGAAAATTTGGTGTCTCCCCACA CTCGTGCTCGTTTCGGACGGAAAAACCGAGCATTCAATTGTCGGCCTCGACGAACTCGGAG GCGACAAGTTTACTCTCGATGACCTAGAAACCGTCTTGCGCCGGTGGAACTTGCTGCCCGAGGAAAAGTGa